The genomic segment GCCAGGGCTGGCGGGCGCCGGCGGCCAGCGCCAGCAGGACCAGGAGCACGCCCAGCCCCAGCGACAATCCGGACAGGTGCAGCGAGAAGACGGCCGCGCACCAGGCCGCAATCGCCGCCGCCGCGAGGAGATAGGGCAGCGGCACCCGCTTCGCCATCGTCCGGTGGAAGAGCGCGCTGCCTGCCAGGAACAGGACCGGGCCGGCCCCGGCGACGAGGACGGTCGGGAGGCGGGCCGCCTCGGCGGGGTGGGCCACGATCTGCTCGATCATGACCGCGACGACGATCGCGCCGCACACCATGATGCCATGCGCATAGGCAAGCCCCGCGCGGGCCATACGCGTATGGTCGGAGGCCTGGACGAAGGCGTGCTCGCCGGTCTCCGTTGTGTGGATGAAATAGAGCCACCAGAAGGCGACGATGATGAGAAAGCCGGTCGCCGCGGCCAGGATCACCGGCGCACCGAGCGGCTGGCTGACCAGCATGGCCCCCAGAAGCAGGATAGATTCGCCGAGCGCGATGATGAAGACCTGCTGGTTGCGCTCCAGGAGATGGGCGCCGCGAAGCGGCCAGGACTCCATCGGCGTAGAGCCGGCGCCCGGCAGCCAGAAGCCGGCATAGGGCGCCGCATAGTCGACCAGGACGGCGGCGAGCCACAGGCCGACCCGGGCCTCGGGCCAGACCACGCCGGCAATCCACAACAGGCCGGACAGGCCGCTCCACGCCCCGAGCTGGGCATAGTTGCGCCCCATCCGCCGGCCGCGGAACGCCAGCGCCATGTAGCCGGCGCGCAGCAGGCCCATGACGACATAGGCGCCGACGAACAGCGCCGCCCGGTCGGAATAGGCCGACGGCATCGCGATCGCCATGAGAAGCGCGCAGGCCATGAGCGCCACCATGAGCAGCCGGCCATTACGGTGATCGGGGTCGATCCAGTTGGTCGCCCAGGCCGTGTAGTTCCAGCCCCACCAGACCGCGGCGAACAGCGTCGCGGCCTCCAGCGCTCCGAGCCAGCTCTGGTGCGCCAGCAGGAAGTGCGAGAGCTGGATGATCGAGAAGACGTAAACGAGGTCGAAGAACAGCTCCATATTGGTGACGCGGGGCGTCTCGCCCTCGGGCAGGTCACGCAGGGCGTCCGTCGGAACGAGGCGGGCAAGAAGGGTCTGGCTCATGGTGCGATGCCGGTCCGGTGTGTCGTCCTTGGCCGTCAGCCTAACCCCGAAGGCCGTGTTCGCCGAAACGGCACGGTCCCGGGGCGCGGCGGGGTGTTCATGGGGGCGTGCCGTATCATCGTTTGCGGGCCAGAAACAGCGCGACCGCCACCGGCACGACGAAGATCACCGCGAAGATCGGCAGTTCCTCCATGAAGGAGTAGCCGGCCCGGGCAATGCCGATCCACATATTGATCGCGGCGCAGACGAACCAGACCGCGACGAAGGCCGGCAGCAGGCTGCGGACCGGGCGACCCGTCAGGCGGGCGAGAAGGACGGTGAGGGCCAGCAGCACCAGACCGCCCAGAATGACAAGAACCGTATGCATTGCGCACTCTCCTCTCCAGGAGCCGGGGAATGGGGGCGGCCATGGCGCAACGGGGGTCGCCGCCGCCATGGCCGTCCGTGTCACTTCGTCGTGTAGCCGCCATTGACGAGAATGGTCTGCCCGGTCATCCACCAGCCATCGGACACGAGGAAGCGGATCCAGGGCACGATATCCGCGATATCCGTCAACCCCGTCTTCGAATAGGGCGAAAGCGCCGCCGCCGTCTTGTGATAGGCCACCGCGTCCTCGCCCTCGGCGGGATAGAAGAATGGGGTGTCCATCGGCCCCGGCCCGATCGCCGTCACGGAAATGCCGCGCTCGCCGAATTCCCTGGAGGCGGCGCGGGTGAAGTGCTCGACCGGCGCCTTCAGTCCGGCATAGGCCGCATAGAACGGCGTATAGGCGCCGAGCAGCGAGGTCACGAGCGTGCAGATCCTGCCGCCGTCATTGACGTGCCGGCCGGCCTCCTTGAGGAAGAAGAAGGCCGATTTGGCATTCACCGCGCTCATCGTGTCGAACTCGTCCTCGGTGATCTCCGCCATGGGCTTCTTGAGCACCATGCCGACCGTGTTGACGGCGATATCCGGCCGGCCGACCGCGGCGACCGTGTCGGCGAAGAGCCTCTCCACCGCGCCCGCCGTCGTCAGATCGGCCTGGAAGGCGACGGCCTCCGCGCCGGCGGCCTTCACGGCGGCGACGGTCTCTTCGGCCGCCGGCCGGGTGGCGTCGCTGTTGTAGTGGATCGCCACAGCCTTCGCGCCGTGGTCGGCAAGATCGCGGGCGAGAAGGCCGCCCAGATTCTTCGCGCCCCCGGCAATGAGGACGACCTTTCCCTGAAGACTGTTCGTGTTCGCCGACATGTTCGGGTCCTTTCCGTGATGGTGCTGGGCCAGCAGAGGAGTGTTTGTGAGCAGGGACAGGATATTGATGGCTGAAACTGGATAAACCGGGCGTGCTTGACATCACCTGTCGAAAAATTCGAACAATTAAGCCCATGGACAAGGTTCGCCAGATGCAGGTCTTCATCCATGTGATGGAGAGCGGAAACTTCTCCAGGGCGGCGGAAGCGATGAACATGCCGCGCTCGACCGTATCCACGGTCATCCAGGCGCTGGAGGACCGGCTGGGAACGCAACTGATCCACCGCACCACCCGCCGGGTGACGCCGACCCATGACGGCCTGCGGTTTCTCGAGACGGCGCGGGAGCTCGTGGAGGCGGTCGAGGCCAGCGAGCGGATGTTCCGCCCGCGCCCTGCCCAGGCGACGGGCCGCCTGCGTGTCGACATGCCGAGCCGGATCGGGCGCCGGATCGTGATCCCGGCCTTGCCCGGATTCTTGGCCGCGCATCCGCGTCTCGATCTGGAGCTGAGCACGACCGACCGGATGGTCGACATGGTCGGGGAGGGCGTGGACTGCGTCGTCCG from the Kaustia mangrovi genome contains:
- a CDS encoding low temperature requirement protein A produces the protein MSQTLLARLVPTDALRDLPEGETPRVTNMELFFDLVYVFSIIQLSHFLLAHQSWLGALEAATLFAAVWWGWNYTAWATNWIDPDHRNGRLLMVALMACALLMAIAMPSAYSDRAALFVGAYVVMGLLRAGYMALAFRGRRMGRNYAQLGAWSGLSGLLWIAGVVWPEARVGLWLAAVLVDYAAPYAGFWLPGAGSTPMESWPLRGAHLLERNQQVFIIALGESILLLGAMLVSQPLGAPVILAAATGFLIIVAFWWLYFIHTTETGEHAFVQASDHTRMARAGLAYAHGIMVCGAIVVAVMIEQIVAHPAEAARLPTVLVAGAGPVLFLAGSALFHRTMAKRVPLPYLLAAAAIAAWCAAVFSLHLSGLSLGLGVLLVLLALAAGARQPWHEE
- a CDS encoding SDR family oxidoreductase → MSANTNSLQGKVVLIAGGAKNLGGLLARDLADHGAKAVAIHYNSDATRPAAEETVAAVKAAGAEAVAFQADLTTAGAVERLFADTVAAVGRPDIAVNTVGMVLKKPMAEITEDEFDTMSAVNAKSAFFFLKEAGRHVNDGGRICTLVTSLLGAYTPFYAAYAGLKAPVEHFTRAASREFGERGISVTAIGPGPMDTPFFYPAEGEDAVAYHKTAAALSPYSKTGLTDIADIVPWIRFLVSDGWWMTGQTILVNGGYTTK